In the genome of Zonotrichia albicollis isolate bZonAlb1 chromosome 24, bZonAlb1.hap1, whole genome shotgun sequence, one region contains:
- the LOC141731614 gene encoding olfactory receptor 14J1-like, with amino-acid sequence MSNSSSISHFLLLALADTRQLQLLHFCLLLGISLAALLGNGLIISAVACGHHLHTPMFFFLLNLALRDLGSICTTVPKAMHNSLWNTRTISYTGCAAQMFFFVFCAATEFYLLTIMCYDRYVSICQPLHYGTLLGSRACAHMAAAAWASAFLTALMHTANIFSLPLCHGNALGQFFCEIPQILKLSCSHSNVRKLGLTVVSACLESGCFVFIVFSYVEIFRAVLRIPSEQGRHKAFSTCLPHLVVVSLFVSTSFFSYLKPPSISSPSLDLALSVLYSVVPPALNPLIYSLRNQELKAAVWRLMTGCFQEH; translated from the coding sequence atgtccaacagcagctccatcagccacttcctcctgctggcattggcagacacgcggcagctgcagctcctgcacttctgcctcttgctgggcatctccctggctgccctgctgggcaacggcctcatcatcagcgccgtagcctgcggccaccacctgcacacacccatgttcttcttcctgctcaacctggccctcagggacctgggctccatctgcaccactgtccccaaagccatgcacaattccctttGGAACACCAGGaccatctcctacactggatgtgctgctcagatgtttttctttgttttttgtgCTGCAACAGAGTTTtatctcctgaccatcatgtgctacgaccgctacgtgtccatctgccaacctctgcactacgggaccctcctgggcagcagagcttgtgcccacatggcagcagctgcctgggccagtgcctttctaactgctctcatgcacacagccaatatattttccctgcccctgtgccatggcaatgccctgggccagttcttctgtgaaatcccacagatcctcaagctctcctgctcccacTCAAATGTCAGGAAACTGGGGCTCACTGTAGTAAGTGCATGTTTGGAAtctggttgttttgtgttcattgttttctcctatgtggagatcttcagggctgtgctgaggatcccctctgagcagggacggcacaaagccttttccacctgcctgcCTCACCTGGTTGTGGTCTCTTTGTTCGTCAGCACCTCATTTTTTTCCTACCtaaagcccccctccatctcctccccatccctggatctggccctttcagttctgtactcggtggtgccgccggccctgaaccccctcatctacagcctgaggaaccaggagctcaaggctgcagtctggagactgatgactggatgctttcaggaacactga